A single Lactuca sativa cultivar Salinas chromosome 8, Lsat_Salinas_v11, whole genome shotgun sequence DNA region contains:
- the LOC111878432 gene encoding catalase, translated as MDPYKYRPSSAYNAPFWTTNSGAPIYNNNSSLTVGTRGPILLEDYHLVEKLANFDRERIPERVVHARGASAKGFFEVTHDISGLTCADFLRAPGVQTPVIVRFSTVIHERGSPETLRDPRGFAVKFYTREGNFDLVGNNFPVFFIRDGMKFPDMVHALKPNPKSHIQEDWRVLDFFSHHPESLHMFTFLQDDIGVPQDYRHMEGSGVNTYTLINKAGKAYYVKFHWKPTCGVKSLLEDEAIKVGGANHSHATQDLYDSIAAGNYPEWKLFIQTIDPDHEDRFDFDPLDVTKTWPEDILPLQPVGRMVLNKNIDNFFAENEQLAFCPAIIVPGVYYSDDKLLQTRIFSYADTQRHRLGPNYLQLPANAPKCAHHNNHHDGFMNFMHRDEEINYFPSRHDPARHAEQYPIPPVRLSGKRDKCVIEKENNFKQPGERYRSFAPDRQERFINRIVGALSDPRVTHEIRTIWISYWSQADKSLGQKIASRLNVKPSY; from the exons ATGGATCCTTACAAG TATCGGCCTTCAAGTGCTTACAATGCCCCATTTTGGACTACCAATTCTGGTGCTCCAATTTACAACAACAACTCATCATTGACAGTTGGCACAAGAG GCCCAATCCTTCTTGAGGATTACCATTTAGTGGAGAAACTAGCCAACTTTGATAGAGAACGCATCCCTGAACGTGTTGTCCATGCAAGAGGTGCCAGTGCAAAGGGTTTTTTCGAGGTCACACATGACATTTCTGGCCTCACATGTGCTGACTTTCTTCGTGCCCCTGGTGTCCAAACTCCTGTCATTGTTCGTTTCTCCACTGTTATCCATGAACGTGGAAGCCCTGAAACTCTCAGAGACCCTAGAGGCTTTGCAGTAAAGTTCTACACCAGAGAG GGAAATTTTGATTTGGTGGGGAACAATTTCCCAGTGTTCTTTATTCGTGATGGGATGAAATTTCCAGACATGGTTCATGCTTTGAAACCAAACCCTAAGTCTCACATCCAAGAAGACTGGAGAGTTCTTGATTTCTTTTCTCATCATCCTGAAAGTCTACACATGTTCACATTCCTTCAAGATGACATTGGTGTCCCACAAGATTATCGCCACATGGAAGGCTCAGGAGTCAACACCTACACCCTAATCAACAAAGCTGGAAAAGCATACTATGTAAAATTCCACTGGAAACCAACATGTGGGGTCAAGAGTCTTCTAGAAGATGAAGCAATCAAAGTTGGTGGAGCCAATCACAGCCATGCAACACAAGATCTTTATGACTCCATTGCAGCTGGAAACTATCCTGAATGGAAGCTTTTCATTCAGACCATTGACCCTGATCATGAAGATAGGTTTGACTTTGACCCTCTTGATGTCACCAAGACATGGCCTGAAGATATTCTGCCATTGCAGCCTGTGGGGAGGATGGTTTTGAACAAGAACATTGATAACTTTTTTGCTGAGAATGAACAGCTGGCGTTTTGTCCTGCTATTATTGTTCCTGGTGTTTATTATTCTGATGATAAACTGCTTCAGACACGTATTTTCTCTTATGCTGATACACAAAGACATCGCCTTGGACCTAACTATTTGCAGCTTCCTGCAAATGCTCCTAAATGTGCTCATCATAATAATCACCATGATGGATTCATGAACTTCATGCATAGAGATGAGGAG ATCAATTACTTCCCTTCAAGACACGACCCTGCTCGCCATGCTGAACAGTACCCTATTCCTCCTGTTAGGCTGTCAGGAAAGCGTGATAAG TGTGTGATTGAGAAAGAGAACAACTTCAAGCAGCCAGGAGAGAGATACAGATCCTTTGCTCCAGAcag ACAAGAACGGTTCATTAACAGAATTGTTGGTGCTCTGTCTGACCCGCGGGTCACCCATGAGATCCGCACAATTTGGATTTCATACTGGTCTCAG GCTGACAAGTCTCTGGGGCAAAAGATAGCTTCTCGCTTGAATGTGAAGCCAAGTTACTGA